The following DNA comes from Amycolatopsis solani.
TCCGTTCCGGACCCCAGGCGGCGAGCTCGCGGTCGGAGCCGGCACCGGCCGAGACGGCGTGCACGGTCGTCACCCCCGCCTCGGCGAGGAACGCGGTGAAGAGCGCGGTCAAGTCCGGGTGGTAGACGGACGCGAGCGCGACGCGGCCGGCGTCCAGCCGCTCGAGCGCGGCGAGGTAGGCGAGTGACGTGCTGCTCGCCGGCACCCCGAGGTGCGTGGCGAGCGCCGCGGCCTGCGCGCGGGCGCCGTCGAGCCCGCGGGTGAAACTGCAGCTCGAGCAGGCCCAGCTGACGACGTCCGGCGTGGTGGCGAACGCGTCGGCGGCCCGGGTGAGGCGCTCGGGCGCCCCGATCTCCCGCACGGCCGCGGTCTGCCCGGCCGCGTCGAGTTCGCCCAGGTCGCCGACGGTTTCACCCCACTCCGCGTAGGCGAAGCCGAGACCGATGGCCGGGTCGAGCCGGCGGCAGAGCTCGGCGAAGTCGGCTTCGCCGCAGTCGCGGGTCGGGTACAGCAGTCCGAGGTCCATGCCCCCGGCTACCCCGATTTGGCCGACGGCCTCCGGTGCAGCAGGTCGAACCGCGACCACATGGCCTCCGCCGCCTCGATCGACTCGCTCGTGCGGACCGGGTCGACCGC
Coding sequences within:
- a CDS encoding maleate cis-trans isomerase family protein — translated: MDLGLLYPTRDCGEADFAELCRRLDPAIGLGFAYAEWGETVGDLGELDAAGQTAAVREIGAPERLTRAADAFATTPDVVSWACSSCSFTRGLDGARAQAAALATHLGVPASSTSLAYLAALERLDAGRVALASVYHPDLTALFTAFLAEAGVTTVHAVSAGAGSDRELAAWGPERITELAVAADHEDAQAVLVPETALHTTPLVTGLEARLRKPVLPATAVTVWDALDRLGAVPVRDGLGTLFTDGAGLRRPSSSSS